Proteins encoded together in one Microbacterium sp. ABRD28 window:
- a CDS encoding dynamin family protein: MTSSVRDDAAKLLASALELYDETSATRTALDDLHRRLHEPLRLALAGMVKAGKSTLLNAILGEKLAPTDAAECTRVVTWYRYSTTPSITLHPHEGEPRRMPIKREAGRLVLELDGVAAEEVAWIDVGWPSTGLRSVILIDTPGIASLSTDVSARSTAFLVPEARPSSADAIIYLMRHLHASDLKFLESFRDTAAGSSETVNAVAVLSRADEIGSGRIDSMLSAQKVARRYEKDGDLASLSLGVVPVAGLLAESAKTLREGEYAAFKELAALPRDDRERLMVSADRFARPSEVTTLSEKVRKDLLARFGIFGVRLAVALIRGGASTSTDLAEQLVQHSGLNELQGFVREQFRTRGADLKVRGVLDGLEQTIRDDPREGTQSILAGIERIRATAHTLRELSLLSQAKASGLPLRPTDSTTAERIIGGQGVTPTARLGLDDEATDAAIREEVDAQLAYWRSLSQSPLTERAAVEVCRVVIRSLEEIASEVLRAARGADVDAASGPAQSVGERAEEQGEDSESGLRDEELLEHGSVLSGPDKL, from the coding sequence GTGACAAGTTCGGTACGCGACGATGCGGCGAAGCTGCTCGCATCGGCTCTGGAGCTCTACGATGAGACGTCCGCCACTCGGACGGCTCTGGATGACCTGCACCGCCGCCTGCACGAACCGCTCAGGCTGGCCCTGGCCGGCATGGTCAAGGCGGGCAAGTCCACGCTCCTGAATGCCATCCTCGGCGAGAAACTCGCTCCCACGGATGCGGCGGAGTGCACCCGGGTGGTGACCTGGTACCGCTACTCCACAACCCCGAGCATCACGCTGCACCCGCACGAGGGAGAGCCGCGACGGATGCCCATCAAGCGTGAGGCGGGGCGCCTCGTGCTCGAGCTCGACGGCGTCGCGGCCGAGGAGGTCGCCTGGATCGACGTCGGATGGCCGTCTACCGGTCTGCGCTCCGTCATCCTCATCGACACCCCCGGCATCGCCTCATTGTCGACGGACGTCTCCGCCCGGTCGACGGCCTTCCTCGTGCCCGAAGCGCGTCCGTCGTCGGCTGACGCGATCATCTACCTCATGCGGCACCTTCACGCCTCCGACCTGAAATTTCTCGAGTCTTTCCGCGACACCGCGGCGGGGTCGTCCGAGACTGTGAATGCGGTGGCGGTGCTCTCGCGCGCCGACGAGATCGGCTCCGGACGCATCGACTCGATGCTCTCGGCGCAGAAGGTCGCCCGCCGGTACGAGAAGGACGGCGACCTGGCCTCGCTGTCGCTCGGGGTGGTTCCCGTGGCCGGCCTTCTCGCCGAGAGTGCCAAAACGCTCCGTGAGGGCGAGTACGCGGCGTTCAAAGAACTCGCCGCCCTGCCGCGTGACGATCGCGAACGCCTGATGGTGTCGGCCGATCGCTTCGCCCGCCCGTCTGAGGTGACGACGCTGAGCGAGAAGGTGCGGAAGGACCTCCTCGCCCGTTTCGGCATCTTCGGTGTCCGGCTCGCGGTGGCATTGATCCGCGGCGGCGCGTCTACCTCCACCGATCTGGCAGAGCAGCTGGTGCAGCACAGCGGCCTGAATGAACTTCAGGGCTTCGTACGCGAGCAGTTCCGCACGCGTGGGGCAGACCTGAAGGTGCGCGGCGTGCTCGACGGTCTGGAGCAGACGATTCGGGACGACCCTCGCGAGGGGACGCAGTCCATCCTCGCCGGGATCGAGCGAATCCGCGCGACGGCCCACACCCTGCGGGAGTTGTCGCTCCTGTCGCAGGCCAAAGCCTCGGGTCTTCCCCTGCGTCCGACGGATTCAACGACGGCCGAGCGCATCATCGGCGGTCAGGGAGTGACGCCCACCGCCCGACTCGGACTCGACGACGAGGCGACCGACGCGGCAATTCGCGAAGAGGTCGACGCGCAGCTCGCCTACTGGCGTTCGCTGAGTCAGTCCCCGCTCACCGAGCGGGCGGCCGTCGAGGTCTGCCGCGTGGTCATCCGGAGCCTCGAAGAGATCGCCTCAGAAGTCCTCCGCGCCGCCCGCGGGGCGGACGTCGACGCGGCGAGCGGTCCAGCGCAGAGCGTTGGGGAACGTGCTGAAGAGCAGGGCGAGGACAGCGAGTCCGGCTTGCGCGATGAAGAGCTGCTCGAGCATGGCTCCGTACTCTCCGGTCCCGACAAACTCTAG
- a CDS encoding dynamin family protein — protein sequence MAEKTNGGRVAAGQGLQGQEQQGQDVALPALAQSETGRTLVTLVDSIGTLAESAGRGDLADRLHHTRDRLKDPNVRVIVVGEFKKGKSKLINALVNAPVCPVDDDVATSVPTAVGYAETPGAWVVTQKDGEPGVVERLEVPLEKLADFVSEKGNPQNEQHIVGAEVALPRELLKGGLRLVDSPGVGGLDSTNALTTLAALSSAHAVLLVSDASQEYTEPEVQFLRHAMRVSPNVAAVIAKTDLYPHWREIEQIDRGHLGDVGEVPVFSVSSDLRLMAAQMQDRELNDESGFPALVSHLRRDVLGRAEDIQARSAVHDLVSVVDQLQMSLNTELSAILHPEDTPRMIAQLEDAKSRAEEFRGRSSKWQTALNDGVADLISDMEHDLRDRLRRVQREAENAIDEGDPGPIWEQMTDWLDQRVSAAVSETFVWTDERSRWLCEEVADLFQEGETEIPLVYVADTSGVLDPIDQISHLDAGTLGAGEKIFIGVRGSYGGVLMVGLATSLIGLSLINPLSLLAGVLVGRRAYREDMGNRLSRRRFEAKNIVRRHIDEVIFQVSKQLKDRLRMVQRAARDHFGSIADELHRSLSEAVLAAKQAAGSFSANQDQRVKQLQAQIAQIETVRSKIPNVPAIKQLETVRR from the coding sequence GTGGCGGAGAAGACGAACGGCGGCCGTGTGGCGGCGGGTCAGGGCTTGCAGGGACAGGAGCAGCAGGGTCAGGATGTCGCACTGCCGGCGCTGGCACAGAGTGAGACCGGGAGGACGCTCGTCACCCTGGTCGACAGCATTGGCACGCTTGCGGAATCCGCCGGGCGAGGCGACCTCGCGGACCGGCTCCACCACACCCGCGATCGCCTGAAGGACCCGAACGTCCGCGTCATCGTGGTGGGGGAGTTCAAGAAGGGCAAGAGCAAACTCATCAATGCCCTCGTCAACGCCCCGGTGTGCCCCGTGGACGACGACGTCGCGACGAGTGTGCCGACGGCGGTGGGCTATGCCGAAACACCCGGCGCCTGGGTCGTCACGCAGAAGGATGGTGAGCCCGGTGTCGTCGAACGGCTCGAGGTTCCGCTCGAGAAGCTGGCCGACTTCGTGTCGGAAAAAGGCAACCCGCAGAACGAACAGCACATCGTCGGTGCCGAGGTCGCGCTGCCGCGCGAGCTGCTCAAGGGTGGGTTGCGCCTCGTCGACTCTCCGGGTGTCGGCGGTCTGGACTCGACGAACGCCCTGACGACCCTCGCGGCGCTCTCCAGCGCGCACGCGGTGCTCCTGGTGTCGGACGCGTCCCAGGAGTACACCGAGCCCGAGGTGCAGTTCCTCCGTCACGCGATGCGGGTGTCACCCAACGTGGCTGCGGTCATCGCCAAGACGGACCTCTACCCGCACTGGCGTGAGATCGAGCAGATCGATCGGGGCCACCTCGGCGATGTCGGTGAGGTTCCCGTCTTCTCCGTCTCGAGTGACCTGCGGCTGATGGCCGCGCAGATGCAGGATCGGGAACTCAACGACGAGTCGGGCTTCCCCGCCCTGGTCTCGCACCTGCGCCGTGATGTGCTCGGTCGCGCGGAGGACATCCAGGCTCGCTCAGCGGTGCACGATCTCGTCTCCGTCGTCGACCAGCTCCAGATGTCGCTCAACACCGAACTGAGCGCCATCCTGCATCCTGAAGACACCCCTCGCATGATCGCGCAGCTCGAAGACGCCAAGTCGCGCGCAGAAGAGTTCCGTGGGCGCTCGTCGAAATGGCAGACGGCGCTCAACGACGGCGTCGCCGACCTCATCTCCGACATGGAGCACGACCTGCGCGACCGCCTCCGCCGGGTGCAGCGCGAGGCTGAGAACGCCATCGACGAGGGTGACCCCGGCCCCATCTGGGAGCAGATGACGGACTGGCTTGACCAGCGCGTCTCGGCCGCGGTGTCCGAGACCTTCGTCTGGACCGACGAGCGCTCACGCTGGCTGTGCGAGGAGGTCGCGGATCTGTTCCAAGAGGGCGAGACCGAGATTCCTCTCGTCTACGTGGCCGACACGTCGGGTGTGCTCGATCCGATCGACCAGATCTCTCATCTGGATGCGGGTACGCTCGGGGCGGGCGAGAAGATCTTCATCGGCGTCCGCGGATCCTATGGCGGGGTGCTCATGGTCGGGCTTGCGACCAGCCTCATCGGCCTCTCGTTGATCAACCCGCTCTCCCTCCTCGCCGGTGTGCTGGTGGGACGTCGCGCGTATCGCGAAGACATGGGCAACCGCCTGTCGCGCCGCCGTTTCGAGGCGAAGAACATCGTCCGCAGACACATCGACGAGGTGATCTTCCAGGTCTCCAAGCAGCTGAAGGACCGCCTTCGTATGGTGCAGCGCGCGGCGCGCGACCACTTCGGCAGCATCGCCGACGAGCTCCATCGCTCGCTGTCCGAGGCCGTGCTCGCGGCCAAGCAGGCTGCGGGCTCGTTCTCGGCGAACCAAGACCAGCGGGTCAAGCAGCTGCAGGCGCAGATCGCCCAGATCGAAACGGTGCGTTCCAAGATCCCGAATGTGCCGGCCATCAAACAGCTGGAGACCGTGCGGCGGTGA